The genomic DNA CTTCATTTAAAATAGAATAACTAATTAAAAATAACATGGAAGCAGAGAAAATATACCAAAATACTGACTTATCTTCAAATGTTAAAAACAATAGAAGATGCGCAATAAAAAATCCGATAATTAATCGAAGATCGGATGCGCATTTTTTCATGTCTTCAAACTCCTTTCTTAACAAGAAACAATTTCTATTTTAACAAATATTAAATCATATTTGTACGGAAAAGAATTCTTTTTAAGCTTGTTTAATGATATTTTTTAAATAATGTTTAAATAATGTTAAAATTATTCATAGTTATGTCTAAATAGTGAACGAAACGACAAATCATTTCGAAAAAAAGGATTTATGTATAGAAAAATCGAAAAGGCCGCTTTCAGGCATTGCCAATTTTAATTATGGCATTAGAAATACCTTACTCACGGCATGTCTTTTTAATTTGGTATTGACAGCGTTTGCATAAGTAATACTGAGGAAAAGCTTTCTTTCTTTACTAGAAAGCAGACTCTTTAATTACTTTGTAATTTTTATGGTTAACAACAGTTCGTTGCTCTAAATCAAGTTCACGGTAATTGTCCATGTAAGTTACATCAACAATAACAGAGTTTTCATTTACTTTTTCAACAATTCCTTGTAATCCATCTTTAAATTCAATCACATTCCCTACTTCCGCCTTTTTCAAATTTAATTCTCCCCTTTCTATCCATTTCTTTTTTGATTGAACTATAAATAACAGTTTGCACTACTTGGGGATTTTAGTAAAGGAAAATGTAAAAGTTGTGCAAATATTTATCTGCAAAAAACCCTAGATGGAACAAAGTTAATATTAGAAATAAATGCCCAAAAGACTACTTGAAAATGCTTGTCAGTTGAAGCGATAGGTAAAGAGACGGATATAGTTCATGAGCTAACAACAAAATGCAAGTAACGAACAATGCGAGCGTTTATTAATAGTTAAAGAGACCACTGTAGAAAACTATCCGCTTTTTTTTGAGCATAGTTTTTTCGTTAAAAAAAGACACCTTCGATGTGATTTTTCATATTTAAGGTGTCTTTTTCTTTTACCTACATTTTCTCTTTTTCATTTAATAGCTTAATGATTCGTTTGAGATTGGCCGCGAAGTTTGTGGTCGCCCCTTAAAAGTGCATGTTAAAATATGGGGTTTCTAAATGAACTTC from Bacillus aquiflavi includes the following:
- a CDS encoding YkvS family protein, producing the protein MKKAEVGNVIEFKDGLQGIVEKVNENSVIVDVTYMDNYRELDLEQRTVVNHKNYKVIKESAF